A region of Reichenbachiella carrageenanivorans DNA encodes the following proteins:
- a CDS encoding efflux RND transporter periplasmic adaptor subunit: MAKKNNNNKLIYGLIGGALVLIVFLMIGKKNGWIGERERMQVTMGEAKKVDITEQVSASGMIQPIVEVKISPEVSAEIIELNVEEGDSVAVGDVLIKLKPDNLKSALDRTRASLNQQRANLADAEARLASAQASFNRSELEYNRQKKLHDSKAISNADMELAEANFKIAAQDLKSAEKGVEASKYIVQSAMASVKEANENLMFTTITAPMGGIVSKLGVEKGERVVGTSQMAGTEMMRIADLGHMEVRVDVNENDIVRVSVGNEVEIDVDAYSYLDKKFKGRVTAIANTANEKASPDAVTEFEVKIRILNSSYQDLVANNKVPFRPGMTASVDIVTNTKRGILSVPLGAVTTRVPKVEEEESADDKASKRNREEDLKEVVFVNEDGVAKLRVVKTGISDFDNIEILEGLTESDQVITGPYLAVSKKLEDGELVKGQEDKEEKKKD, translated from the coding sequence ATGGCTAAGAAAAACAACAACAATAAACTGATCTATGGCTTGATTGGTGGTGCATTGGTATTGATCGTATTCCTAATGATCGGGAAAAAGAATGGTTGGATAGGTGAGCGTGAAAGAATGCAAGTCACAATGGGTGAAGCTAAAAAAGTAGACATTACTGAGCAGGTCAGTGCTTCGGGTATGATTCAGCCGATCGTAGAGGTGAAGATAAGTCCAGAGGTGTCTGCGGAGATCATCGAATTGAATGTAGAAGAAGGTGATTCGGTAGCTGTAGGAGATGTATTGATCAAACTAAAACCAGATAACCTTAAATCGGCTTTGGATAGAACTCGTGCTTCGCTCAACCAGCAACGTGCCAATCTGGCCGATGCTGAAGCTCGATTGGCGTCGGCTCAAGCTTCTTTTAATCGTTCAGAATTAGAATATAACCGACAAAAGAAATTACACGATTCTAAAGCGATATCCAATGCAGATATGGAATTGGCAGAAGCCAACTTTAAAATAGCAGCACAGGATTTGAAATCCGCAGAGAAAGGTGTAGAGGCTTCCAAGTACATCGTACAGAGTGCGATGGCCAGTGTGAAAGAGGCCAATGAAAATTTGATGTTTACCACCATCACAGCACCTATGGGAGGCATCGTGTCGAAGTTGGGTGTAGAAAAAGGTGAGCGCGTAGTGGGTACTTCGCAGATGGCTGGTACAGAGATGATGCGTATCGCGGATTTGGGGCATATGGAAGTGCGTGTGGATGTCAATGAAAACGACATCGTGCGTGTGTCCGTGGGCAATGAGGTAGAAATCGATGTAGATGCTTACTCCTACCTTGATAAGAAATTTAAAGGGCGGGTGACGGCTATTGCCAATACTGCCAATGAAAAGGCATCACCAGATGCAGTCACCGAATTTGAAGTAAAAATCAGAATTTTGAATAGCTCCTATCAAGATTTAGTAGCCAACAATAAGGTGCCTTTTCGCCCAGGAATGACTGCCAGTGTAGACATCGTGACCAATACGAAAAGAGGGATTTTATCTGTGCCATTAGGTGCAGTAACTACACGAGTACCTAAGGTAGAAGAGGAAGAAAGTGCAGATGATAAAGCCTCTAAAAGAAATCGTGAGGAGGATTTGAAGGAAGTTGTTTTCGTTAATGAAGATGGTGTAGCCAAGCTTCGGGTGGTCAAAACGGGAATCAGCGACTTTGATAATATTGAAATTCTAGAAGGCCTTACAGAATCTGATCAGGTTATTACTGGGCCATACTTGGCTGTTTCCAAAAAACTGGAAGATGGTGAGCTAGTGAAAGGACAGGAAGACAAAGAAGAAAAGAAAAAGGATTAA
- a CDS encoding TolC family protein, with protein sequence MNNNRPKWMLALAFASLSISQAWAQDYQYSLDECINIAYEKNLTIQRSELDLKVSEVTKNQSHLERLPDFNMGASYGVSWGRSIDPTTNNFTTQKNNSSNINGRSNLTVFNGMQIHNSIKQAEVNYAASEADLEKAKNDVGMNVATLYLNVIFNQELLANAEYQLNSTNQQLDRTKKMVDAGALPVTNLLDLQAQSASNEVNVINAENSYNLAILNLKQSLLIPSGDPFEIEVPELELQPSETALMTPDEIYKTSEGVMPEIESAELRIVEAELNYKISKGAYSPTLSVSAGFKTIYSSVANRPRDIYDGTVPDTVPIGYLPSTGEKVVSDVNVPNVVDTEDSFPVGEQFKENMEKNVGLNLTIPIFNKLRTRADVQRSMLSKYRAEVASQEVRNQLRQNIETAYNDMVAASKTHTANQKQVEALEEAFRVIENQFNLGAVNFVDYQVANNNLYMAKSDLVRAKFDFIFKQKILDFYLGKPITL encoded by the coding sequence ATGAATAATAACCGACCAAAATGGATGCTGGCTCTTGCTTTTGCAAGCTTGAGTATCAGCCAAGCATGGGCTCAGGATTACCAGTATTCGCTCGACGAGTGTATCAATATTGCTTATGAAAAAAACCTAACGATCCAGCGCAGTGAGTTGGATCTAAAGGTGAGCGAAGTGACTAAGAATCAGTCACACTTGGAACGATTGCCTGATTTCAATATGGGAGCCAGCTATGGCGTCAGCTGGGGACGATCGATAGATCCTACGACCAACAATTTTACGACACAAAAAAATAACTCTTCCAACATCAACGGACGTAGTAATCTGACTGTGTTTAACGGGATGCAGATTCACAATAGCATCAAGCAAGCGGAAGTCAACTATGCGGCATCAGAGGCAGACCTCGAAAAAGCTAAAAATGATGTGGGGATGAATGTGGCCACTTTGTATCTAAATGTGATCTTTAACCAAGAGCTCTTGGCCAATGCCGAATATCAGTTGAATAGCACCAATCAGCAACTCGATCGTACGAAGAAAATGGTAGATGCTGGTGCACTACCTGTCACCAATCTGCTCGACTTGCAAGCACAGTCTGCAAGCAATGAGGTAAATGTGATCAATGCGGAGAATAGTTATAATCTAGCCATATTGAATCTCAAACAATCACTTTTGATCCCTTCGGGTGATCCTTTCGAGATAGAGGTTCCTGAGTTGGAACTGCAGCCGAGTGAAACGGCACTGATGACGCCCGATGAGATATATAAAACCTCAGAAGGAGTGATGCCAGAGATTGAAAGCGCCGAACTTAGAATCGTAGAGGCAGAGCTGAATTATAAAATCTCTAAGGGCGCATATTCGCCTACGCTGTCAGTTTCGGCGGGGTTCAAAACCATCTATTCGAGTGTTGCAAATAGGCCACGTGACATATATGACGGTACTGTACCTGATACTGTACCCATCGGCTATTTGCCGAGTACTGGCGAAAAGGTAGTTTCAGATGTGAATGTGCCCAATGTGGTAGATACTGAAGATAGTTTCCCTGTCGGAGAGCAATTCAAGGAAAACATGGAAAAAAACGTCGGGTTGAACTTGACCATCCCGATATTCAACAAATTGAGAACTCGTGCCGATGTGCAACGCTCCATGCTCAGTAAGTACCGGGCAGAGGTGGCTTCGCAGGAAGTGAGAAACCAACTGCGTCAAAATATAGAAACAGCCTACAACGACATGGTTGCAGCTTCTAAAACACACACTGCGAATCAAAAGCAAGTGGAAGCACTCGAAGAGGCTTTTCGAGTGATAGAAAATCAGTTCAATCTGGGCGCGGTCAATTTCGTGGATTATCAAGTGGCCAATAACAACCTGTATATGGCCAAATCGGATTTGGTTCGAGCTAAATTTGATTTCATTTTTAAACAAAAAATTCTAGACTTCTATCTAGGTAAACCCATTACATTATAA
- the sdaAB gene encoding L-serine ammonia-lyase, iron-sulfur-dependent subunit beta — MEKSSVFDMIGPVMIGPSSSHTAGVVRIARVAIRLLGGIPDEAEIVFYNSFARTYEGHGSDRAIIAGLLDYKTDDKRIKTSFEEAKKAGLKYKFKSVGNASTRHPNTIQVKLKKGDQVIDMVGESRGGGVVKIVEVNGFTAGFSANLHTIIIEADDVPGSITFITSVIAHDDCNIATMTVSRKGKHDLACQILEMDSGLNEITLQYLRHLKWIKNVIYIPDIDK, encoded by the coding sequence GTGGAAAAAAGTAGTGTATTCGATATGATCGGCCCCGTAATGATCGGTCCGTCTAGTTCTCATACAGCAGGAGTAGTTAGGATCGCTAGAGTAGCCATCAGGTTGCTTGGAGGTATTCCAGATGAGGCCGAAATTGTTTTTTATAATTCCTTCGCCAGAACCTATGAGGGACACGGCAGCGACCGAGCCATCATAGCAGGTTTGTTGGATTATAAGACGGACGACAAGCGCATCAAGACCTCCTTTGAGGAGGCGAAAAAAGCAGGACTCAAGTATAAGTTTAAATCGGTGGGCAACGCTTCGACCAGACACCCAAACACCATTCAGGTGAAACTGAAAAAAGGAGACCAAGTCATAGATATGGTAGGTGAGAGTAGAGGTGGTGGAGTGGTCAAGATAGTAGAAGTGAATGGATTCACTGCGGGCTTTTCGGCCAATTTGCACACCATCATCATAGAAGCCGATGATGTGCCTGGCAGTATTACCTTTATCACCAGCGTGATCGCTCACGATGATTGTAATATCGCGACCATGACCGTTTCTCGAAAGGGAAAACATGATCTTGCCTGTCAGATTTTAGAGATGGACTCAGGTCTTAATGAAATCACCTTGCAGTACTTGCGCCATTTGAAATGGATAAAAAACGTCATATATATCCCAGACATTGATAAGTAA
- a CDS encoding thymidylate synthase, with translation MKQYHDLMKRILDEGVQKGDRTGTGTKSVFGHQMRYDLSEGFPVVTTKKLHLRSIIHELLWFLKGDSNIKYLKDNGVSIWDEWADENGELGPVYGVQWRSWPTPNGETIDQISQLIHDIKNNPNSRRLIVSAWNVAEVSNMALPPCHALFQFYVADGKLSCQLYQRSADVFLGVPFNIASYALLTMMVAQVCDLEPGDFVHTLGDAHLYSNHMEQAELQLSRECRPLPQMKINPGIRDIFGFTFEDFTLENYDPHPHIKGAVAI, from the coding sequence ATGAAGCAATATCACGATTTGATGAAAAGAATTCTGGACGAGGGTGTTCAGAAAGGAGACCGTACAGGTACAGGTACCAAAAGTGTGTTTGGTCATCAAATGCGGTATGATCTGTCTGAAGGATTTCCTGTAGTAACAACCAAAAAACTACACCTCAGATCCATCATCCATGAATTGCTTTGGTTTTTGAAAGGGGATAGCAACATCAAATACCTGAAAGACAATGGTGTATCGATCTGGGACGAATGGGCTGATGAAAACGGAGAGCTGGGACCTGTGTATGGGGTGCAGTGGAGAAGCTGGCCTACACCTAATGGAGAAACGATTGATCAGATCAGTCAGTTGATCCACGACATCAAAAACAACCCAAACTCTCGGCGCCTAATCGTGAGTGCTTGGAACGTGGCCGAAGTCTCCAATATGGCCTTGCCTCCCTGTCATGCCTTATTTCAGTTTTACGTAGCTGATGGTAAATTGAGCTGCCAGCTGTATCAGCGCAGTGCCGATGTGTTTTTGGGCGTGCCTTTCAATATTGCGTCATACGCGTTGCTCACCATGATGGTGGCACAGGTTTGTGACCTAGAGCCTGGCGATTTTGTGCACACACTGGGCGATGCACATTTGTATTCCAATCATATGGAACAAGCTGAATTGCAGTTGAGCCGCGAATGCCGACCCTTGCCTCAGATGAAGATCAATCCTGGAATCAGAGACATATTTGGGTTTACTTTCGAAGATTTTACTTTGGAAAACTACGACCCACATCCGCATATCAAGGGAGCAGTAGCAATTTAG
- a CDS encoding SMP-30/gluconolactonase/LRE family protein yields the protein MKLHHAICLFGLGYALVACQTKSESSTSPTAEPAIPEWEAGLFVEMENELGEGAIWNHETGEFWHIDIESKQFFTTDVKTKQQKTYGVEQRIGTIVPNTLGQAVVALQDGIYTYDFMSKTKKLIASPEDTIANIRFNDGKCDPAGRFWVGSMGLDQKAYRASLYSIDHGVATQQLDSMTISNGIVWTSDKKTMYYINTPDENVKAFDYDEATGQISNERIVIEIGGIGYPDGMAIDAEDMLWIALWNGNMVGRYNPQTGALIGKVNVPAHNITSCAFVGADLDSLVITSARVDMNADEKAKYPLAGSLFVAVPGVKGVKSNFYEADSVIN from the coding sequence ATGAAATTACACCATGCCATTTGCCTATTTGGCCTTGGCTATGCCTTAGTGGCATGTCAAACAAAAAGTGAATCTAGCACCAGCCCAACAGCAGAGCCAGCTATTCCCGAATGGGAAGCGGGGCTATTTGTAGAAATGGAAAACGAACTTGGTGAGGGCGCGATCTGGAATCATGAAACGGGTGAATTCTGGCATATCGATATAGAAAGCAAACAGTTTTTTACTACTGATGTGAAAACCAAACAACAAAAGACCTACGGCGTAGAACAGCGTATAGGGACCATCGTGCCGAATACACTGGGGCAGGCAGTAGTGGCACTTCAGGATGGTATATATACCTATGACTTCATGTCGAAAACGAAGAAGCTTATCGCTAGTCCAGAAGATACGATTGCCAATATCCGATTTAATGATGGAAAGTGTGATCCTGCTGGTCGTTTTTGGGTTGGGTCTATGGGATTGGATCAGAAGGCTTACAGAGCATCGCTTTATAGTATAGACCATGGGGTAGCCACGCAGCAGCTCGATAGCATGACGATCTCTAATGGTATCGTATGGACTAGTGACAAGAAAACCATGTACTACATCAATACACCTGATGAAAATGTGAAAGCATTCGACTACGACGAAGCAACTGGGCAAATTTCGAATGAAAGAATTGTGATCGAAATAGGGGGGATTGGCTATCCGGATGGTATGGCTATAGACGCAGAGGATATGCTCTGGATTGCGCTTTGGAATGGCAACATGGTAGGCAGGTACAACCCTCAAACAGGTGCGCTCATTGGCAAAGTGAACGTGCCTGCGCACAATATCACTTCTTGTGCTTTTGTGGGAGCCGATTTGGATTCCTTAGTGATCACTTCGGCCAGGGTAGATATGAATGCAGACGAAAAAGCAAAGTATCCACTAGCGGGCAGTCTGTTTGTTGCTGTGCCAGGAGTCAAGGGCGTAAAGAGTAATTTCTACGAAGCAGACTCAGTGATAAATTAA
- a CDS encoding PorV/PorQ family protein — protein MIRLLAFGLFCLIIDLSAHAQNGNYGMGARSAAIGGSSITIGDEWSLFNNIGGLANFDKKAIFTSFKNKYGISEVTSLALGATYPIAGGTAGLGVFKFGDDLYNEQRVNLGFSNQFGIVSLGLNVSYYQLSIEGSGSRKTMMIDFGGRAKLTDQLYFGAHVSNLNQAKLSTVTDERISTIMKTGLSYRPSLDLMINAEVEKIVDQDAVLKIGLEYQILEQLSLRTGFHTHPFESSFGLGFRPGKLKADYAYNNNPDLGGIHEISLGYSFGE, from the coding sequence ATGATTAGACTCCTAGCATTTGGGCTCTTTTGCCTCATCATCGACCTATCAGCACATGCTCAAAATGGAAATTACGGCATGGGTGCTCGATCTGCAGCTATTGGCGGTTCGTCGATCACTATTGGCGACGAATGGTCGCTCTTCAATAACATAGGTGGGTTGGCCAATTTCGATAAAAAAGCCATTTTCACTTCCTTCAAAAACAAATATGGCATTAGCGAAGTCACCAGTCTAGCACTCGGAGCTACTTACCCTATCGCAGGCGGCACTGCTGGATTGGGCGTATTCAAATTTGGCGACGACCTTTACAATGAGCAACGCGTCAATCTGGGTTTTAGCAACCAGTTTGGCATCGTAAGTCTCGGCTTGAATGTGAGCTACTATCAGCTCAGCATCGAGGGATCTGGCAGTAGAAAGACCATGATGATAGATTTTGGTGGGCGAGCCAAACTTACCGATCAGCTTTACTTTGGTGCTCATGTATCCAACCTCAACCAGGCCAAGCTATCTACCGTCACTGATGAGCGAATTTCTACCATAATGAAAACAGGCTTGAGTTATAGACCCAGCTTAGACCTGATGATCAACGCCGAAGTAGAAAAGATAGTCGATCAGGATGCCGTACTCAAAATAGGGCTCGAATATCAGATCCTAGAGCAACTAAGCTTACGTACTGGATTCCACACACATCCATTCGAAAGTAGTTTTGGTTTGGGTTTTCGTCCGGGTAAACTCAAAGCAGACTATGCCTACAACAACAACCCCGATCTCGGTGGCATTCATGAAATTTCACTCGGATATAGTTTTGGTGAGTGA
- a CDS encoding ComEA family DNA-binding protein — MKKLAYIALILYGTTSVAVAQRFNKQDIDIQEFIEDLYQVPDEDINYDDLYESLYQLYSNPINLNETNKNELNSLYQLNIAQINSLMEYLDKNGPMLSIYELQVIDGFDRTTINHLMPFVEVRSPGDHSTKGHLLKRITTEKNNYLILRTESIIEDQNGYIREDSSRYLGSRQKIYGRFRSSHSKDFSVGLTFEKDPGEQIIFDHNTNQYGFDYYSYHLFLYDKGNFKSIAVGDYQMQFGQGLVLGSGFNPGKGAETITTVKRGNAGLRPYTSALETNFMRGAAFTYTIKNLEITPFYSRLKQDGIIRSEDFNGEYEEYITGIQDIGMHRTYSELASRNGITEETAGMNLTYNDLKKKNLQFGATFIHNSFSVPIQKTPNNYNQFEFKGDKNYNMSIFANYNWHNFLLFSEIARSKSGGTAMVGGFMGSLSPIVSMSFLYRNYSKDYHSFYGNSFGEGSRNINEIGLYWGLKVTPSKRTSFAAYYDRFQFPWLRFGVNAPSQGYEYLIRAEYSPTRKIKLYAQLREQAKEVSVSTEGGNLHQLKNGVKRNYIGNLDFAAHDIFLLKSRVQFSTYDLAGEQTQGLAVMQDVNIKINKFTISTRFAIFDTEDYENRQYVFEKNLLYVFSINAYAYQGTRNYIMLQYKPTRKLTLWARYGRFDYRHQDSVGSGMDKIEGNTKSDVKFQIRYKL, encoded by the coding sequence GTGAAGAAACTAGCCTACATAGCTTTGATCTTATACGGCACTACATCAGTAGCCGTAGCACAGCGATTCAACAAGCAAGACATTGATATACAGGAATTTATAGAAGACCTCTATCAAGTACCTGATGAGGACATCAACTACGACGACCTGTATGAGTCGCTGTATCAGCTATACTCCAACCCTATCAACCTTAATGAAACCAACAAAAACGAACTCAACAGCCTTTACCAACTCAACATCGCTCAGATCAACAGTCTCATGGAGTATCTCGACAAAAACGGCCCTATGCTATCTATTTATGAGTTGCAAGTCATAGACGGTTTTGACCGTACTACGATCAACCATCTCATGCCCTTCGTAGAGGTGCGTTCACCAGGAGATCACTCCACCAAAGGACACTTGTTAAAGCGTATCACCACAGAAAAGAATAACTACCTGATCTTACGTACTGAATCGATTATAGAAGATCAAAATGGTTATATCAGAGAGGATTCATCACGCTACCTTGGCTCTCGCCAAAAAATATACGGCCGTTTTCGGTCGAGCCATTCCAAGGATTTTAGTGTGGGTTTGACATTCGAAAAAGATCCTGGCGAACAAATCATCTTTGATCATAATACCAACCAATATGGCTTTGACTACTATTCCTATCACCTGTTTCTTTACGACAAAGGGAATTTTAAGAGTATCGCCGTAGGAGATTATCAAATGCAATTTGGACAAGGGCTGGTACTGGGATCCGGCTTCAATCCTGGCAAGGGGGCTGAAACCATTACGACTGTAAAAAGAGGAAATGCAGGCCTACGCCCCTACACTTCTGCGCTAGAAACCAACTTCATGAGAGGAGCGGCTTTCACTTACACAATCAAAAACCTAGAAATCACTCCATTCTATTCAAGGCTCAAACAAGATGGAATCATCCGATCAGAAGATTTTAATGGAGAATATGAAGAATACATCACCGGCATTCAAGACATTGGCATGCACCGTACCTATTCTGAATTGGCTTCACGCAATGGCATCACCGAAGAAACTGCTGGCATGAACCTGACCTACAACGACTTAAAAAAGAAGAATCTTCAGTTTGGTGCGACCTTTATACACAACAGTTTTTCTGTACCTATCCAAAAGACTCCTAACAACTACAATCAGTTTGAATTCAAAGGCGACAAAAATTATAACATGAGCATATTTGCCAACTACAATTGGCACAATTTTTTGCTTTTCTCAGAGATAGCACGCTCCAAATCAGGCGGCACAGCTATGGTAGGAGGCTTTATGGGTAGTCTCTCCCCCATCGTCTCCATGAGCTTTCTTTATCGAAATTACTCCAAAGATTACCATTCCTTCTATGGGAACTCCTTCGGAGAAGGCTCTAGAAACATCAATGAAATCGGACTGTATTGGGGGCTGAAAGTGACGCCTAGCAAACGAACGTCTTTTGCGGCTTACTATGATAGATTTCAGTTTCCTTGGCTACGTTTTGGGGTCAATGCCCCTTCACAAGGGTACGAATACCTAATCCGAGCAGAATACAGCCCCACTCGTAAAATCAAACTCTATGCACAACTCAGAGAACAGGCCAAAGAGGTGTCTGTGTCTACAGAAGGAGGCAACTTGCATCAACTTAAAAACGGAGTGAAACGCAACTATATAGGCAATTTAGATTTTGCTGCACACGATATATTCCTACTCAAATCGAGAGTACAATTCAGTACTTATGACTTGGCAGGAGAGCAAACGCAAGGCTTAGCAGTCATGCAAGATGTCAATATTAAGATCAATAAATTTACGATTAGCACTCGGTTTGCCATATTCGACACAGAGGACTACGAAAACAGACAATATGTATTTGAAAAGAATCTACTCTATGTCTTTTCAATCAATGCATATGCGTATCAAGGGACACGGAATTATATCATGTTACAGTACAAACCTACCCGAAAACTGACCCTTTGGGCTCGATATGGCCGATTTGACTACCGTCACCAAGATAGCGTGGGTTCGGGAATGGATAAAATAGAGGGAAATACTAAGAGTGATGTGAAATTTCAGATTAGGTATAAATTATAA
- a CDS encoding tetratricopeptide repeat protein, whose protein sequence is MFIISCDDTVEVNTQTLYDEAADLYREGQYEASKQKIDLLLDAPDLGSSILIAKSYYLRGFIYYLNNESKEAYQDYLMALELAKEHGDEKIESRLYNEIGQIFYEKELYDQGLVYFQMALDHVNAATYQDRAYYNYGIGKSLKSLGRFDEAMEFLLEAIEINKQLNNNNSLIKNYLEMGSLHSRVGNYTVALEHFQKVIELAPLSQNPSNNMWKAYNNMGNAFLIVDKFEEAEVYLTQALEYNTNENQLWVTYNNLGRVYNKKGQYEKAWSCFKKSLVYNSEKGEMNELAITNMALKKTFQKLNQPDSLLYYTMLINDMALPLIETQAWLKDEDMKIALLTKYQNYKQKQSEREQYAKTSWLMAFIMTFVFVSGVLSMRLWKIYNYKSSQKGYDLIRNPNEMVYLLDLFKKEKEEMKKVMDQKIGGAN, encoded by the coding sequence GCCCCTGATTTAGGGTCGTCAATATTGATTGCTAAATCCTATTATCTGAGAGGCTTTATTTACTACCTAAACAACGAATCCAAAGAGGCATATCAGGATTATTTAATGGCTTTGGAATTAGCCAAAGAGCATGGAGACGAAAAAATAGAGTCTCGCTTGTATAACGAGATCGGTCAAATCTTTTATGAAAAAGAATTGTACGACCAAGGGCTTGTTTATTTTCAAATGGCATTAGATCATGTCAATGCAGCAACTTATCAGGATCGGGCATATTACAATTATGGTATTGGGAAGTCCTTGAAAAGCCTTGGGAGGTTTGATGAAGCGATGGAGTTTTTGCTAGAAGCCATAGAGATTAATAAACAGCTGAACAACAATAATTCTTTGATAAAAAATTATTTGGAAATGGGTAGCCTACACTCAAGAGTGGGGAATTATACAGTAGCTTTAGAACATTTTCAGAAAGTAATTGAATTAGCACCATTGTCACAAAATCCTTCCAATAATATGTGGAAGGCATACAATAATATGGGGAATGCTTTTTTGATAGTTGATAAGTTTGAAGAAGCAGAAGTTTATTTAACTCAAGCCCTAGAGTATAACACCAATGAAAACCAACTTTGGGTGACCTACAATAATCTCGGTAGGGTCTATAACAAGAAAGGCCAATACGAAAAAGCTTGGAGTTGCTTCAAAAAGAGTTTGGTGTACAATAGTGAAAAAGGGGAGATGAATGAATTGGCCATTACCAATATGGCGCTGAAAAAAACCTTCCAAAAATTGAATCAGCCAGATAGCTTGCTGTATTACACCATGCTGATCAATGACATGGCGCTACCACTGATAGAGACTCAGGCATGGCTCAAAGATGAGGATATGAAAATAGCGCTTCTGACCAAGTACCAAAACTATAAACAAAAACAGTCTGAGCGAGAGCAGTATGCCAAAACCTCTTGGCTTATGGCATTTATCATGACCTTTGTTTTTGTTTCTGGAGTATTGTCTATGAGGTTATGGAAGATATACAATTACAAATCTTCTCAAAAGGGTTATGATTTGATTCGCAACCCTAATGAAATGGTATATCTTTTGGATCTGTTTAAAAAGGAAAAAGAAGAAATGAAAAAAGTGATGGATCAGAAGATTGGGGGAGCTAATTAG